Proteins encoded together in one Syntrophobacterales bacterium window:
- a CDS encoding cupin domain-containing protein, which produces MIAMNARDVFKTRVETITYKGRLQQVKDVWIQWLSKAGPEAAPDYGLRFFTVGPGGEVPIHSHSYYQTTYVLSGRLLVVSYDENDKATGEKVLGPHDFVYLPTLEPHSMKNASDTEECTFLCSIANIRE; this is translated from the coding sequence ATGATTGCAATGAATGCCAGGGATGTCTTTAAAACAAGGGTCGAGACCATCACCTACAAGGGCCGACTCCAGCAGGTAAAGGATGTTTGGATACAGTGGCTCTCCAAGGCCGGTCCCGAAGCGGCGCCGGATTACGGGCTGCGTTTTTTCACGGTCGGCCCGGGCGGCGAGGTGCCGATTCACAGTCACTCCTATTATCAGACCACCTATGTCCTGTCGGGGCGTCTCTTGGTTGTGTCCTACGACGAAAACGACAAGGCGACCGGGGAAAAGGTTTTGGGCCCCCACGACTTCGTCTATCTCCCGACGCTGGAGCCGCACAGCATGAAAAACGCGAGCGACACGGAGGAATGCACTTTTTTGTGCAGCATCGCCAATATAAGAGAGTAG